CCGCCTGCGGGCCGGACGACAACGATGCCAAGGGCTCCGGTGGTGACTCCACGCCCCACAAGGGCGGCACCCTGACGGTCCTGAACTCCAACCCGCAGCAGGACTTCGACCCGGCCCGGCTCTACACCTCCGGCGGCGGCAACGTCCCGTCCCTGGTCTTCCGTACGCTCACCACCCGCAACCGTGAGAACGGCGAGGCCGGTGCCGAGGTCGTCCCGGACCTCGCGACCGACACCGGGCGCCCCAGCAAGGACGCGACCGTGTGGACGTACACCCTGAAGAAGGGGCTGAAGTACGAGGACGGCACCGCGATCACGTCCGCCGACATCAAGTACGGCATCGAGCGGTCCTTCGCCCCCGAGCTCTCCGGTGGCGCCCCCTATCTGCGGGACTGGCTGGTCGGTGCCGCCGACTACCAGGGGCCGTACAAGGACAAGGGCGGGCTCGACGCGATCGAGACGCCGGACGAGCGGACCATCGTCTTCCATCTGAACAAGCCCGAGGGCGAGTTCCCGTACCTGGCCACACAGACCCAGTTCACGCCGGTGCCCAAGGCCAAGGACACCGGGACGAAGTACGAGGAGCACCCGGTCTCGTCCGGCCCGTACAAGGTCGTCAAGAACGAGAACGACGGTGAGCACCTCGTTCTGGAGCGCAACACGTACTGGTCCGCCTCGACGGACGCCGAGCGCAAGGCCTACCCGGACAGGGTCGACGTACGGTCCGGGCTCGACTCCTCCGTGATCAACCAGCGGCTGTCCGCGTCCCAGGGGGCGGACTCGACCGCGGTCACCACGGACACCAACCTCGGGCCGGCCGAGCTCGCCAAGGTGACGGGCGACAAGGAGCTGGCCGCGCGCGTCGGCACCGGTCACTTCGGCTACACGAACTACATAGCGTTCAACCCGACGGTCAAGCCGTTCGACAACCCCAAGGTGCGGCAGGCGATCTCGTACGCCATCGACCGGTCGTCCGTGGTGAACGCGGCGGGCGGTTCGTCCCTCGCCGAGCCCGCGACCACCTACCTGCCGAACCAGAAGTCCTTCGGCTACGAGCCCTACGATCTGTTCCCGGCGGGTGACGCCGGCGACGCGGCGAAGGCCAAGGAGCTGCTGAAGGAGGCCGGTCACGCGAACGGGCTGACCATCACGCTGACCCACTCCAACGCCAAGGACTTCGAGACCAGCCCGGAGATCGCGACCGCGATCCAGGACGCGCTCAAGAAGGCCGGCATCACGGTCAAGCTGCAGGGTCTGGAGGACAACGACTACTCCGACAAGATCCACAACGTGAAGACGGAGCCCGGCTTCTTCCTCGCCCACTGGGGTGCGGACTGGCCGTCCGGCGGTCCCTTCCTCGCCCCGATCTTCGACGGCCGACAGATCGTGAAGGACGGCGCGAACTTCAACACGGGCCTGTTGAACGA
Above is a window of Streptomyces sp. NBC_00490 DNA encoding:
- a CDS encoding ABC transporter substrate-binding protein, whose translation is MRHPSVIARRVAAVSVSLVLAAGAAACGPDDNDAKGSGGDSTPHKGGTLTVLNSNPQQDFDPARLYTSGGGNVPSLVFRTLTTRNRENGEAGAEVVPDLATDTGRPSKDATVWTYTLKKGLKYEDGTAITSADIKYGIERSFAPELSGGAPYLRDWLVGAADYQGPYKDKGGLDAIETPDERTIVFHLNKPEGEFPYLATQTQFTPVPKAKDTGTKYEEHPVSSGPYKVVKNENDGEHLVLERNTYWSASTDAERKAYPDRVDVRSGLDSSVINQRLSASQGADSTAVTTDTNLGPAELAKVTGDKELAARVGTGHFGYTNYIAFNPTVKPFDNPKVRQAISYAIDRSSVVNAAGGSSLAEPATTYLPNQKSFGYEPYDLFPAGDAGDAAKAKELLKEAGHANGLTITLTHSNAKDFETSPEIATAIQDALKKAGITVKLQGLEDNDYSDKIHNVKTEPGFFLAHWGADWPSGGPFLAPIFDGRQIVKDGANFNTGLLNDKSVNAEIDSINKLTDLDAAAKRWGALDKKIGEQALTVPLFHPVYKRLVGKDIKNVVISDWTGVLDISQVAVK